Part of the Lotus japonicus ecotype B-129 chromosome 6, LjGifu_v1.2 genome, CCTCCATGGTCCCACTCATCTCCCCTCATACGTCTCTTTTTGTTGTGTAGCAAGTCCAAGTTGGACCCACTTGTGCTACCAAAATGGAAAACACGCggctggattaataaatccttgacagattccttatATCCTCCAAACGCATGAGCCATATCATTGGCAATCAATTTGCCATTACTCCTCCCAATTTTTCCGTTAAGATTCTCCTCGGAAACCGTTGTGGACTTGGTCCCCTCAATCCTTTTATTCCTGCCTTGATTTCCGTTGAGATTCTCATCAGTTTTTTTCCTTTGGTTTGGCACCTCATTACTAGGGGCTGTTGACCCTTTGCTATAattgcttttcttttttcccATCTGATCATTAACTGCCTTGACTGCAGCTGTTGGTTTCTTTTTCCTGGTTCTTCTCTTAACCGCCATCCACTCCCCATGGGTTTCCACGTCAGCATCATCCCCATTTAAATTGATTTTGTCCACCTGAATATTCCCCCCATCAATGCCCACATTTTCCGCTCCACGATTAATTAGTAACAGATCCTCCATGCCCTGAGCATTCGTGGGTCCCACCGAGTCAACACCTAGCGCCACCACCTCGCCGGGTATCGCCGCCGCTTGCTGAGTTTTCTCCCCTGCACCAGTTTGGGTTTTCTCTACGGGTTCTAGCGTCGCCGCTTGTTCCGCCGACTTAGAGGTCTGACACTCCCGTGACCAATGGCCATAACAGCCACACTTGGAGCAGAGAACATGGAGGCCTTCATACTCAATTTTGTACCAGTAATTTTCTAGACACACCTTGCCCACCACTGGCTTGTCAAGGTCTAACTCAACACAAATTCTGGCAAAGCGGCCTCGCTCTGCTTTCAGTGTATTCTTGTCTAACCTGATTGGCTTTCCGATGACCCTTGCTGCAGACATGAGATAACTCTCGTCATAAAAGGCCACATTTAGACCCGGAATACGGATCCACGCAAGTGTTTTCCGCACTCTGGCCGCCAGCGAGATAAACTCCGGGCTCCAAGTAGATACTGCGAGGTAGTGGTCGAACACCATCCAGGGACCTCCTTCCATTACCTTC contains:
- the LOC130725778 gene encoding uncharacterized protein LOC130725778, whose protein sequence is MKVVYVNDNPMLPKIVVDKEVIEGMCAPWRDALVVGLLGKRVGFRTMKAKLTSIWRLAGSFDLLDVDNGFYIVKFDMEPDRVKVMEGGPWMVFDHYLAVSTWSPEFISLAARVRKTLAWIRIPGLNVAFYDESYLMSAARVIGKPIRLDKNTLKAERGRFARICVELDLDKPVVGKVCLENYWYKIEYEGLHVLCSKCGCYGHWSRECQTSKSAEQAATLEPVEKTQTGAGEKTQQAAAIPGEVVALGVDSVGPTNAQGMEDLLLINRGAENVGIDGGNIQVDKINLNGDDADVETHGEWMAVKRRTRKKKPTAAVKAVNDQMGKKKSNYSKGSTAPSNEVPNQRKKTDENLNGNQGRNKRIEGTKSTTVSEENLNGKIGRSNGKLIANDMAHAFGGYKESVKDLLIQPRVFHFGSTSGSNLDLLHNKKRRMRGDEWDHGGLIPNAQFPLKINDGQHIEGTMVVFDESTQVREKDDMEMGEPTREEVVDNQTSNE